Proteins from a single region of Coregonus clupeaformis isolate EN_2021a chromosome 19, ASM2061545v1, whole genome shotgun sequence:
- the LOC121532171 gene encoding rab-like protein 2A isoform X1, with product MAGDASGIPELDQEKYDADEEVKIICLGDSAVGKSKLMERFLIDGYRPQQLSTYALTLYKYTTTIDSKAVLVDFWDTAGQERFQSMHPSYYHKAHACIMVFDVQRKITYKNLTSWYTELREYRPEIPCVVVANKIDADMKVTQRNFNFAKKQGLPLYFVSAADGTNVVKMFKETIKMAMSYKQNSSDFMDEVMRELENFELEQKKEESLETAEERLKPESPESV from the exons ATGGCAGGCGACGCCAGTGGCATTCCTGAACTGGACCAAGAGAAATATGATGCAGATGAAGAAGTCAAGATCATCTGCCTTGGAGACAGTGCAGTGGGCAAATCCAA GTTGATGGAGAGGTTTCTGATAGATGGATA TCGTCCCCAGCAGCTGTCAACCTATGCCCTGACGCTTTACAAATACACTACCACCATCGACAGCAAGGCTGTATTAGTAG ACTTCTGGGATACGGCCGGACAGGAGCGGTTCCAGAGCATGCATCCCTCGTACTACCACAAGGCTCACGCCTGTATCATG GTGTTTGACGTGCAGAGGAAGATCACCTATAAGAACCTGACCAGCTGGTATACAGAGCTGAGAGAGTACAGGCCTGAGATCCCCTGTGTGGTGGTGGCTAACAAGATAGATG CTGATATGAAGGTGACCCAGAGGAACTTTAACTTTGCCAAGAAGCAGGGACTTCCTTTGTACTTTGTATCTGCTGCTGATGGGACCAACGTAGTCAAG ATGTTCAAAGAAACAATCAAGATGGCAATGTCTTACAAGCAGAACTCTAGTGACTTCATGGATGAAGTGATGCGGGAGCTGGAg AACTTTGAGCTGGAGCAGAAGAAGGAGGAGTCGTTAGAGACAGCTGaggagagactgaaaccagagAGCCCCGAGTCTGTCTGA
- the LOC121532171 gene encoding rab-like protein 2A isoform X2: MAGDASGIPELDQEKYDADEEVKIICLGDSAVGKSKLMERFLIDGYRPQQLSTYALTLYKYTTTIDSKAVLVDFWDTAGQERFQSMHPSYYHKAHACIMVFDVQRKITYKNLTSWYTELREYRPEIPCVVVANKIDADMKVTQRNFNFAKKQGLPLYFVSAADGTNVVKMFKETIKMAMSYKQNSSDFMDEVMRELEALLFKGAPQPRKCSEL; this comes from the exons ATGGCAGGCGACGCCAGTGGCATTCCTGAACTGGACCAAGAGAAATATGATGCAGATGAAGAAGTCAAGATCATCTGCCTTGGAGACAGTGCAGTGGGCAAATCCAA GTTGATGGAGAGGTTTCTGATAGATGGATA TCGTCCCCAGCAGCTGTCAACCTATGCCCTGACGCTTTACAAATACACTACCACCATCGACAGCAAGGCTGTATTAGTAG ACTTCTGGGATACGGCCGGACAGGAGCGGTTCCAGAGCATGCATCCCTCGTACTACCACAAGGCTCACGCCTGTATCATG GTGTTTGACGTGCAGAGGAAGATCACCTATAAGAACCTGACCAGCTGGTATACAGAGCTGAGAGAGTACAGGCCTGAGATCCCCTGTGTGGTGGTGGCTAACAAGATAGATG CTGATATGAAGGTGACCCAGAGGAACTTTAACTTTGCCAAGAAGCAGGGACTTCCTTTGTACTTTGTATCTGCTGCTGATGGGACCAACGTAGTCAAG ATGTTCAAAGAAACAATCAAGATGGCAATGTCTTACAAGCAGAACTCTAGTGACTTCATGGATGAAGTGATGCGGGAGCTGGAg GCTCTGCTCTTCAAGGGTGCTCCCCAACCAAGGAAATGCTCAG AACTTTGA
- the LOC121531409 gene encoding outer dense fiber protein 3-B has protein sequence MSGTDVWVGSWRPHKPRGPIAALYSSPGPKYALPGATGLNYHDPRKLKAPAFSFGTRHRQFSSDCSPGPGYLVPSNITRIGRDGTPVYSLYSRPKDPQLFQTPGPGRYSPERSGKSAYYSAPAYSLSARSKGFRNDQTPGPAAYMLPSVLGPATVNKTSAPNFSLRGRSKIGSFHEDLQKTPGPGTYRVVDPCTYKHKPPHYSMTGRNSMPGDTTKKPGPGAHHPEQVTFTRIKPPSFSFGIRHSEFIAPLIVDLVE, from the exons ATgtcaggcactgatgtttggGTTGGCTCCTGGAGGCCCCACAAGCCCCGAGGTCCCATCGCTGCACTCTACAGCAGCCCTGGACCCAAGTATGCCCTGCCTGGAGCAACAG GTCTGAACTACCATGACCCCAGAAAGCTGAAAGCACCTGCGTTCAGTTTTGGGACTCGTCACCGCCAATTCAGCTCAGACTGCTCCCCCGGGCCAGGGTACTTGGTTCCCTCCAACATCACCAGGATTGGGCGTGACGGGACCCCTGTATACTCCCTCTACAGCCGCCCCAAAGACCCCCAGCTGTTCCAAACCCCCGGACCTG GCCGCTACTCCCCTGAGAGGTCAGGGAAGTCTGCATATTACTCTGCCCCTGCCTACTCCCTGTCTGCCAGGAGCAAAGGCTTCCGCAACGACCAGACCCCAG GCCCTGCTGCTTACATGCTGCCCTCTGTGCTAGGGCCTGCCACCGTCAACAAAACCTCTGCCCCTAACTTCTCCCTCCGAGGACGCAGCAAGATCGGCAGCTTCCACGAGGACCTGCAGAAG ACGCCTGGCCCAGGGACATACAGAGTGGTGGACCCCTGCACCTACAAACACAAGCCCCCCCACTACAGCATGACAGGACGCAACAGCATGCCTGGAGACACCACCAAGAAACCAGGCCCTGGAGCTCACCACCCTGAACAG GTGACCTTCACCAGGATCAAACCTCCAAGCTTCTCTTTCGGAATTCGTCATTCTGAGTTCATCGCTCCGCTCATCGTGGACTTGGTGGAATAG